Proteins from a single region of Mytilus trossulus isolate FHL-02 chromosome 2, PNRI_Mtr1.1.1.hap1, whole genome shotgun sequence:
- the LOC134707866 gene encoding cyclin-dependent kinase 5-like — translation MQKYEKLEKIGEGTYGTVFKAKNRDTHEVVALKRVRLDDDDEGVPSSALREICLLKELKHKNIVRLHDVLHSEKKLTLVFEYCDQDLKKYFDSCNGEIDQDTVQSFLYQLLRGLAFCHSNNVLHRDLKPQNLLINKNGELKLADFGLARAFGIPVRFYSAEVVTLWYRPPDVLFGAKMYSTSIDMWSAGCIFAELANAGRPLFPGNDVDDQLKRIFKLLGTPTDDTWSGMSQLPEYKPFPLYQVTTIWQQVVPKLSAKGRDLLQRLLVCNPPGRLSAEEGLQHAYFQDLDPAVKNDSNVLSHGR, via the exons atgcaaaaatatgaaaaattagagaaaatagGAGAAG GAACATATGGTACAGTTTTCAAGGCCAAGAATCGTGATACGCATGAAGTTGTAGCTTTAAAAAGAGTACGACTAGATGATGATGACGAA GGTGTTCCAAGTTCAGCTTTAAGAGAAATTTGTTTATTGAAAGAATTAAAGCACAAGAATATAGTCAG ACTGCATGATGTGTTACACAGTGAAAAGAAGTTAACATTAGTATTTGAATACTGTGATCAGGATCTGAAGAAATACTTTGACAGTTGTAATGGAGAGATCGACCAGGATACAGTTCAG TCGTTTTTGTACCAGCTGTTAAGAGGTTTAGCATTCTGTCATTCTAACAATGTACTTCATAGGGATCTCAAACCTCAGAATTTACTCATTAATAAG AATGGTGAATTGAAGCTTGCAGACTTTGGATTAGCCAGAGCATTTGGAATACCAGTGAGATTTTATTCTGCAGAG GTAGTGACACTGTGGTATAGACCTCCAGATGTACTTTTTGGTGCTAAGATGTACTCAACATCAATAGACATGTGGTCAGCTGGATGTATATTTGCAG AACTTGCCAATGCAGGAAGGCCATTGTTCCCTGGTAATGATGTTGATGATCAACTGAAGAGAATATTCAA ATTGTTAGGTACCCCTACAGATGATACCTGGTCAGGAATGTCTCAATTACCTGAATATAAG ccTTTTCCATTATATCAAGTTACTACCATATGGCAACAAGTTGTTCCAAAACTCAGTGCTAAAGGTCGTGACCTTTTACAG agATTATTAGTTTGCAACCCCCCAGGAAGATTATCAGCAGAAGAAGGACTACAGCATGCCTATTTCCAGGACCTAGACCCAGCAGTGAAAAATGATTCAAATGTCTTGTCTCATGGCAGATGA
- the LOC134705959 gene encoding uncharacterized protein LOC134705959 → MAEIEDDKSTELTRTRGLKLIWLTKNKHLKEAKSLLEEEVDLNCKDEAGWNVIHYAAAGGYTDLVKTLVKKGDRVNKKDRNGETPLHKCSRRGHIICAVSLVTLGANISKYDKHGQTPLEVAVKSRNVEMVKLFCLFGAEPSLQDWSWTMEELEQKENKILELLVSQHGRMPGYKYGSILQTVLYVSPEDEIRLDNIKVDVMKFDTSSPPFYFYCSKMQTEYSDIRSKLTDEQETYGDTYELCIWGCSSQNLKLILTVPGVTQCSEKLFAITLEGKPVSVTNTYRHLAEETDVDEDFTEVLVSVPLDERKLSRFSIVKHSAPEIFAISNEQATTIIPQMEPDAEIDIPRGTFEQPSEMAVNFVETKEVNKEEENGTAILLTNVLELTVNNGQQPKEPIRVVIPIHDKMAVSDDIVVLTSTTDQPEDSELDWEIRDATINQDGKSAFFYVNHFSFYSVSRKKKVDTDLLEVVSAIERSITRKKRVIFFLLTKWINSESYDLVLECAGLRNLDQRIEHWTASGYDVSTLQKSEVYHAQLGQNFTLKLNGNLTDLADEDTKCITLQSNRNNLRVFNIGINKDEEQPDGELEIFQEKETDEVPKEVPTVHSKSIWCTSAVVPKPHVASVVVESILKMNIKIPEKPVIAEEKPEVLSGMYKNITFPPKYVIPPLIFPVSLC, encoded by the exons ATGGCAGAAATTGAAGATGACAAGTCGACAGAATTGACT AGAACACGAGGACTAAAGTTAATTTGGTTGACAAAGAACAAACATCTGAAAGAAGCGAAATCCTTATTGGAAGAAGAAGTAGACTTAAATTGTAAAGATGAg GCTGGTTGGAATGTTATACATTATGCTGCTGCCGGTGGATATACAGACTTGGTCAAAACATTGGTCAAGAAAGGAGACCGTGTCAATAAGAAAGATCGT aatggaGAGACCCCTCTGCATAAATGTTCAAGACGCGGACATATCATATGTGCTGTTTCTCTTGTAACACTTGgtgcaaatatttcaaaatacgaCAAG CATGGCCAGACACCATTAGAAGTAGCTGTAAAATCTAGAAATGTTGAAATGGTCAAGCTATTCTGTTTGTTTGGTGCTGAACCGTCGTTACAGGACTGG TCATGGACAATGGAAGAACttgaacaaaaagaaaataagatatTAGAACTGCTTGTTAGTCAACATGGTCGAATGCCAGGTTATAAATATGG ATCAATTCTTCAGACAGTGTTATATGTTTCACCTGAAGATGAAATAAGACTTGACAACATTAAAGTTGACGTAATGAAATTCGATACATCTTCGCCGCCGTTTTacttttattgcagtaaaatgCAGACAGAGTATTCTGACATTCGGAGTAAACTAACAGACGAACAAGAAACTTATGGTGACACATACGAACTTTGTATTTGGGGTTGTTcaagtcaaaatttaaaactgatatTAACGGTGCCTGGTGTGACGCAATGTAGCGAAAAGTTGTTTGCCATTACACTCGAAGGAAAACCTGTTTCCGTAACAAACACCTATAGACACCTTGCTGAGGAGACTGACGTAGACGAAGAT TTCACAGAAGTTTTAGTCAGTGTTCCACTAGACGAAAGGAAACTGTCCAGATTTTCTATTGTAAAGCACTCTGCGCCAGAAATATTCGCTATATCAAATGAGCAAGCAACAACGATTATTCCACAGATGGAACCTGACGCAGAAATTGATATACCGAGAGGTACTTTTGAGCAACCAAGTGAAATGGCAGTAAAT TTTGTAGAAACAAAAGAAGTCAACAAAGAAGAAGAAAATGGCACAGCTATATTATTGACCAATGTCTTAGAACTGACCGTAAACAATGGACAGCAACCAAAGGAACCAATACGTGTAGTCATACCAATTCATGACAAGATGGCTGTGTCCGATGATATCGTCGTGCTGACCTCAACAACTGACCAACCAGAAGACTCGGAATTAGACTGGGAAATTAGAGATGCAACGATTAATCAAGACGGAAAGTCAGCATTCTTTTATGTCAACCATTTTTCTTT TTATTCAGTTTCAAGAAAGAAAAAGGTTGATACCGATCTGTTGGAAGTGGTTAGTGCCATAGAACGTTCTATAACCAGAAAGAAACGGGTTATCTTTTTCCTGCTGACAAAATGGATAAACAGCGAGTCATATGATCTCGTTCTGGAATGTGCCGGACTGCGGAATTTAGACCAAAGAATCGAACATTGGACAGCCAGTGGCTATGATGTTTCTACATTACAGAAAAGCGAAGTTTACCATGCACAACTCGGTCAGAATTTCACT CTCAAGCTAAATGGAAATTTGACCGACCTGGCAGACGAGGACACAAAGTGTATAACACTGCAAAGTAATAGGAACAATTTACGTGTGTTTAACATCGGAATTAACAAAGATGAGGAACAACCAGATGGAGAGCTagaaatatttcaagaaaaagaAACTGACGAAGTACCGAAAGAAGTACCAACTGTACATTCAAAGTCAATCTGGTGCACTTCGGCAGTTGTACCTAAACCACATGTTGCAAGCGTTGTTGTAGaaagtattttgaaaatgaatataaaaattcCAGAAAAACCAG TAATTGCAGAGGAAAAGCCGGAGGTACTCTCAggtatgtataaaaatataacatttcccCCTAAATATGTCAttccaccattgatttttcctgTTAGTCTTTGTTAA